From the Vicingaceae bacterium genome, the window ACGTGCACCTTTGAGAGGTTTCTGAGGTCCGTATTCTTTTCTTATGGCCATAAGTCCGGGCATTTCGGCTTCGGCCAGTTTGATTTCTTTTCTCCCCCATTCGGCTAAAGAAATATCTTTAACTTTGTAGGGTAATTTTTGTGTTGTTTCTTTACTCATAATTTAATTTTAGAAATTTGCCTGCAAATTTACAAAAAAACGTCGTATCAAGATGCCTTTGATTAAGCAAATATTTCCGGCAGACAACTCCAATATCTCTTTATGGAAAATTGAGGAGCCCGTTGATGTTTTGGAAAATCTCTATCTTTCCTTTGGACAAAATTTGGAAGAAATTCCTTTGCATGAAAATAAACGCAAACAATTTTTTGCGGCGCGTATTTTAATCTACTCTTTATTAAAAAATGCCCGTTTGATGAAGGATGCTTCCGGATGTCCATTGTTGGAGGGGCATCCGGGATATATTTCCATCACACACGACCGGGATTTTGCGGCTGTCTATTTTAACAAAAACCATCCTGTCGGAATTGATCTGGAAAGATTCAATCCTAAGGCATGGCAATTGAAAGATAGATTTATTCATCCCGATGAAGAATTTATTTTTGAAGAACTAAAAGACGATCCTATAAAAATTGCCACATTGGTTTGGTGTGTGAAAGAGGCTGTTTATAAGCGTCTGCAAAAAAAAGCCATACATTTCAAAGATCATTTACAAATTTCAAAAATACATCCCGAAAGATCGGTTGTGGAAGTTTCCGTTAATACGCCGGTGAATGTATCGACAATTAATTTGAAATATGAATTATTACAGGACGACCATTGGTGGGTTTATACTATCTGAAAACGCAGGTGAACACCGAAACGTTTGCCGTTTATCAAAAAAACACCATTTTTGCATATTGCTATGAATCAATTTAGTGAAAAATATCTAAAACAATTGGCCGGTCAAAAAAAATTGCTGGCCTGGCTCATTGATCCCGATAAATATGAGGATGAAAGATGGAATGATTCATACCGGACATACGAAAAAATTTCTGACATAATATTGGTCGGAGGGAGCTTGATTTTCAAGGGGGTAGTCAGTGAGGTTTGTAAAAAAATAAAGTTGAAGACAGCCAAACCTGTGATACTTTTTCCGGGCAATTCGATGCAAGTATGTGGAGAAGCAGACGCCATTTTGTTTTTAAGCCTGGTTTCGGGCAGAAATCCCGAATATTTGATCAATCAACAGGTAATGGCCGCACCGGAAATTAAAAGGCACAAACTGGAAGTTTTGCCTACGGCTTATTTGATTATTTCGAGTCAGAATATGACTACGGCACATTATATCAGCCAAACATTGCCTATTCCTGCTGACAAACCGGAAATAGCAGCCGTAACCTCCCTGGCGGCAAGATATCTGGGTATGCGTCATTTTTATCTGGATGCCGGCAGCGGATCTGCCAAACCGGTAAGTGAAGAAATGATTGCGACCGTCAAAAAGGAAATTGCGGATCATTTATTATGGATTGGCGGGGGTATCAAAAGTGCCGAGGATATTATAAAGGCCTGGAGAGCCGGTGCTGATGTAGTGGTGGTTGGCAGTATGTTTGAGAATAATTTGGAATTAAATCATCATATTTCATTGATAATGAATTTTCAGGAAAGATAAATCGAAGCGTTCGGGACATGATAGAGGACAAGGACAATTATTTTATGAAAATTGCCCTGCAGGAAGCCAAGAAGGCATTTGATGAAGACGAAGTGCCGGTAGGTTGTGTCATTGTGATGAATGGTCAAATAATCGGAAGAGGGTATAATCAAACGGAAAAGTTGCTGGATGTGACGGCACATGCAGAAATAATCGCTATCACTTCGGCTGCCAATCATTTAGGATCGAAATTTTTGAATGACTGCACAATGTATGTAACACTCGAACCGTGCGTTATGTGTGCCGGAGCCATACATTGGTCGAGAATTGCACGTTTGGTTTATGCTGCACAGGATCCTAAGAAAGGTTTTATTTCGGCATATGGGCTGAAAGACCAATTCTCAAAACTCTCTATATCAGAAGGGGTTGAAAGGGAACCGGCTTCACAATTGTTGGTTGATTTTTTCAGAAACAAAAGGGATTTAATGTAAAATTAAAAAGCATTGAGTTAATTTCCTGCCGTGTGATAATATCGAAGGGCTTATTGAATTTCGATAGTTGGGATTGATTGAAACTTGCCGGATCGATGAAAATAGATGAAGAAAGATTGTGAATGCGGGTGGTGAAAAGCATTGAGAGGTTGAATAGTGATGAGTGGGCCCGCCGAAGGCGGGCCATATTTCCACACTGCATTTCTCTTAAACAAGTTGCTCTTTGCAATGGCAGCCGGACTGAGCGTATATCCCGCAGCAACGAAGCCCGGCCGGCAGGCCGCCCGGCAGCCGACGGCAGAAGGATCGCCGGGCGACCATGCCGGCCGTTTGGCTGAGGGGCGAGGAATAGCAGCGAAGGCCGTGCATGCCCCTGATACAATCAATTCTGAATATGATGAATAATTTTGCTCAGAGCAATTAAAGCGATTTGTTTAATTTAGTGCCTGAAAATTTAAGATATATGCTGGTGAATGATTTGACCGGATTTTTATTCAAAATGTTTCCGCCCACCAATCAGGAATCCTATGACAATGTGGGTTTGTTGGCCGGTGATGGAAAGGATAAAATAAAGGGTGTGTTGATAACACTCGATATTACTGCAGAAGTAGTAGAGGAAGCTATCCAAAAAGGGTGCAACGTGATAGTGTCGCATCATCCGGTCATCTTTGGAGGACTAAAAAGGATTACACCTGAAACATACACCGGAAAAACTTTAATAAAAGCCATACAACATGGCATTTCATTGATTGCCATGCATACCAATGCCGACAACATAGATTATGGCGTGAACTACAAAATTGGCCATAAGCTTGGCGTAGAAAATATGCGTCCACTTGTTGGGAAGCCGCAAAAACTAAGAAAGTTGGTGACGTTTTGTCCACACGAACATGTGGAGAAGGTTAGAAAAGCCATGTTTGATGCCGGTGCCGGTCATATTGGCAATTACGACAGTTGCAGCTATAATTTGGAGGGGTATGGCACGTTCAGAGCTCTGGAAGGTTCAAATCCTTTTGTGGGCGAAAAAGGTCAAATACATAAAGAACCTGAAACGCGGATTGAAGTGATTTTGCCCGACTGGGCCGAGAAAAATGTCGTAAATGCCATGATAGAGGCCCATCCTTATGAAGAACCGGCGTATGATGTTTATGTGCTGAACAATGATTTTGCAAGAATAGGCAGCGGTATGATCGGAAGATTAAAAAGCCCCACGAATGTTATGGACTTCTTGAAAAAAGTAAAAGAGATATTTGGCGGTGTGGTGCGATATACGGATCCGGTGAAAGAAACGGTGGAATGTGTGGCATGGTGCGGAGGCACGGGTGTGCAATTTATGGAAGCTGCCATAAAACAAGGAGCCGATATTTACATAACGGCCGATGTCAAATATCACCAATT encodes:
- the pcrB gene encoding geranylgeranylglyceryl phosphate synthase, producing MNQFSEKYLKQLAGQKKLLAWLIDPDKYEDERWNDSYRTYEKISDIILVGGSLIFKGVVSEVCKKIKLKTAKPVILFPGNSMQVCGEADAILFLSLVSGRNPEYLINQQVMAAPEIKRHKLEVLPTAYLIISSQNMTTAHYISQTLPIPADKPEIAAVTSLAARYLGMRHFYLDAGSGSAKPVSEEMIATVKKEIADHLLWIGGGIKSAEDIIKAWRAGADVVVVGSMFENNLELNHHISLIMNFQER
- the tadA gene encoding tRNA-specific adenosine deaminase; protein product: MIEDKDNYFMKIALQEAKKAFDEDEVPVGCVIVMNGQIIGRGYNQTEKLLDVTAHAEIIAITSAANHLGSKFLNDCTMYVTLEPCVMCAGAIHWSRIARLVYAAQDPKKGFISAYGLKDQFSKLSISEGVEREPASQLLVDFFRNKRDLM
- a CDS encoding GTP cyclohydrolase 1 type 2, with the translated sequence MFNLVPENLRYMLVNDLTGFLFKMFPPTNQESYDNVGLLAGDGKDKIKGVLITLDITAEVVEEAIQKGCNVIVSHHPVIFGGLKRITPETYTGKTLIKAIQHGISLIAMHTNADNIDYGVNYKIGHKLGVENMRPLVGKPQKLRKLVTFCPHEHVEKVRKAMFDAGAGHIGNYDSCSYNLEGYGTFRALEGSNPFVGEKGQIHKEPETRIEVILPDWAEKNVVNAMIEAHPYEEPAYDVYVLNNDFARIGSGMIGRLKSPTNVMDFLKKVKEIFGGVVRYTDPVKETVECVAWCGGTGVQFMEAAIKQGADIYITADVKYHQFFDAQGKILLADLGHYETEQFTKELFYEIISKNFTNFAVHLSETKTNPINYL